GCAATGGCGGGACGTACCGGCAAAGGAGCGATGCTGTTGATGCATGTATGCACTGTACCGTCCCCGCCGAGAATGATGAGCAGGTCGACTTGGCCGCCGTACTCCCTGCAGGCTTTTTGCAGTTCCACTTCAGACGCTGTATGCAGCACGATGAGTTCATCGATTGCTTGCGTAAACACATGAATAGTATCGGAAAGCTTTTGCTGCGTATCATCTTCTCCGGCGGTCCGGTTATACAGAAACAATGCCCGTTTGAAACGAAGCATAGTTTTCACTTCCTTTTTTACTTTATTATTCCCGATTTATTGAAACGGAAACTAGTGGATGAAGAGCGGACAGTGCTGGCTGATTTCTTTCATTCACCTAAAGAGCGTTTGCGCCCTGGCGGATAAGCCCTTGATCGATAATTTATGAATAGATGCTGCTCGCTTCAGCAGTGAATTAGAACTGACAGAAGAGGTTATTTTACCGGTTCGTCAGGGAATAACAGTAGAGAAGGAGTGAGTATATATGGAGATCTATACAGTCGGTCATTCCACCCACACGAAAGAGGAGTTTTTGAAATTACTCGATGACGCGGGAGTTGAAAAACTGGTGGATGTGCGGGCGTTTCCCGGCAGCCGGAAATTTCCGCATTTTCACGAAGACCGGATGAAAGAATGGCTGCCTTCACATGACATTGCCTACAGACACTGCGGTAAATTGGGAGGGCGCAGAAGAAAATCTAAAAGTATCGACAATGACGTCAATGACGGATGGAATAATCAATCCTTCCATAACTATGCGGATTACACGCTGACAGCGGAATTCCAAGAAGGAGCAGATGAATTGATGGATGAAGCGAAAAGGCAGCGTGTCGCGATATGCTGTTCTGAACGCCATCCGGCAAGATGTCATCGGCTGCTGATCAGTAACTGGCTTGCAGCACACGGCTGGAATGTAAAACATATTATCGACGGACCGAAAGAAAAGACGCTGATTGAAGATCATGAAGTTGGAAAGTGGGGCGCTGAACCGGTCATATCAGAAGACGGGGAAGTGACATATCCGCCTGAAGAAAATGAAAATAACTAGAATGGCTGTCCATTCTAGTTATTTATATAACGTCTTTTCATGTGAACCGTCTGCGTGATAAACAGATAAAATCCCGTCATGTTCAGTGACATACTTTTTTGCTTTATCCAGTAATGCCGTTTTCGTCTCTTCTTTAAATATTACGTGATCACTTCCGGACTTTTGAAATATCCATTCATCATTCCGTGGCTTCACTTCATACTGAGGACGGCCTTCACTCTTACCTTCCACATACTCATGAGCTTGTGCCGTTGCAATAGAAATAGCACGGTCTTCCTCGTAATTCTCGCGAAGCAGGGCATTTGCAATCTCAATCGCTTTATTGCGAACGTCCGGACTCAAATTCTTTAACGAAGCAGGGTAATCATTTTTGCTCCATGGCATCTGCCATCACCTCCTCATTTTACAAATTCCCAAAATTGATTTACGTTAAACGTGAGTTCGGCAGAATAAAAAAACCAAAAGCTCCGCGGTCAACCCATTGCCGCGGAGCTTTTGGTTATGTACGCGCTCTTCGACGAAGCGGTACAGATTGTTCGACTTTACTTCTTCACTATCACAAACCCAGCTGCATCAAACTTCAACCCATATCCGTTTGTGCAATTGCTGTTAGTACTAGTATAACCTATGAAAACTGAAATAAACGGAAATCATCAAACTGTGAAGAATGTCATATTCCTGTAGTGTTTGGCATCAAACTGAGATACATTACAACAACCTTACACAAACTTTTTATTACGTTATGCTATGCTAAACCTTCCGATTTTATGCATCGTATATCTGAACGTTTCTTTACATTAATTTCGATATGAACATTGTAGCAATACCGAAATAGATCAGCAGTGACAAAATATCATTAATTGTTGTAATAAGAGGGCCGGAAGCAACAGCGGGATCTACTTTAAACTTATTAAGAATCAGCGGTATGACTGTCCCGGCAATTGTGCCAATGATTAATGTGGCAACGAGTGAAGAGCCGACGACTAAACCGAGGGTGAAGCTTCCTTGCCAAATGTAGGCGATAACAGAAATCACCGCACCGCATACAACGCCCAGTACGATACCGACGATCAGTTCACGGATAATTAAATGTAATGATTTCTTCATTGTCATATCCTCTGAGACTAAACCGCGCACGACGACTGCCAGAGACTGTGTGCCTGTATTACCTGTCATGCCGGCAATCATTGGCATGAAGAAGGCGAGGGCAACGACTGCTTCCAGCGTCTCCTCAAAGCGGGAAATGATACTTCCCGAAACCAGCCCGATAAACAACAGAAGGATTAACCACGGGAGTCTGCGGTAAGCCGCGACCAGTGGTTTCGTGTGAAAGTCAATGGATTTACCCGAGGCGAAGAGCATTTCGATATCTTTATTAGCCTCTCTGACAACTAAATCGAGTACTTCGTCCGCCCGTATAATTCCGACCAGCACATTCGAATCATTGACGACTGGAAGCGATACGAAATCATAGCGTCCGATCATTTTGGCGACATCACCCTGCTCAGTTGTATCAAATACTTTCGCTATCGAAGTCTGCATGATTTCTTTTACACAGACAGCCGGATCAGCCAGCAATAAATCACGATAAGACAGTACGCCGATCAGTTGCTTTTCATCATTAATAATATAGACATAGTTTAAATAAGGTGCGTACCCCTGATAATGCTTTAGCTTTTCAATCGTTTTCTCCACCGTATACGATTGATGAATCCACACATAGCGGGCGGTCATAATCCGTCCCGCAGAATCTTTTGGATATTTTCGCTGCTGCCGAATATACTTTTTCTCTTCCTGACGCATTTCAGCAATGAGTTTTTCCACTTTTTTATCGGGCAAATCGGCCAATAAATAGGAAAGGTCTTCACTTTTCATTTCATCCAATAACTCTGTAGCACGCATAGGGCCGATGAGTTCCAATACTCGCAGCTGCTCATTCCTCGTAAGGGAACTGAGCATCTTAACTAACTTTTCTTTATCCAGCACTTCTAAGAAAATCGTGTGACGTTTTCTAGGCAAACGCCGGTATTGGGCCGCAATCTCCGCAGGCTCCATCTCTTCAATGGCTTTCTTTAAAGATTCCATATTACCGTCTTTAATCAGTTGTATAATTGCTCTTGACACATCATCGCGATCACGGGTCAATGGCATTTCCAGCACCTCACTTAGTAATCAAAAGTTACAGTCCTTCATTCTTTCCCCTGTAAGCAAGGAAACAAACCACAGTACAGGCTGTATTCATATTTTTACGAAATAAAAAAGGCCTCCGTAGAGACCTTCTGCTGTATTACATAGGTGAATCTTCGTCGCGCGGTTTTGGATCAGTTAATGGATCGTAACTGCGGTCTTTTGCCAGAGGATTTGGGTCGATCAATGGACTGGCCTCCGTTTCTGTATGCGAGTGCCGAAGAGGGGTTCCGGCAGTGTGATGTGTATGTGCGGCGGGGTCATACAGGTCTGAATCCAGTAAGACCAGAATCTTTCCCTGTTCGAAATGTTCATGATAGTGGTGTGCATCTTCATCAGGAATACCCATGCCGATCAATGCGCCGGCAAGTCCGCCTGCTCCTGCTCCTGCAGCAGCGCCTGTAATACCGGCAACGATGGGTCCGGCCGCAATCACCGGTCCGATTCCGGGAATGGCCAGGGCACCAAGACCTGTCAGCACACCGCCGATACCCCCAAGCAGACCTCCGGCGGCAGCGCCAGTTGCGGCACCGTCCGCTGCGTGGGTATCTGTCTGTTCCACTACGTACTCTGCTTCATCAGAGTTTTTGCTAATGATAGAGATTTCATCCGCGGTAAACCCTTGACGTTTCAGATCCTTGATGGCTGCAATAGCTTCTCTGTCCGTGTCATACGTACCGACAACATGTCGTTTCCTCATAAATAAGCTCCTCCTCGCAGTTGCAGAATTCATAGTTGCATCTTTCTAGAACAGTACCCGCTGTACTTTAAATAAAACATTGGAAATACTGGCTGAGTACGAGAAATATCGTGCGCTTTTGAGAGTAAGTGACTGAGTGTTCAGATCATTTAAGCGAGAAATATCCAGTTTGTAACATTGAAAGTCTTGTTGTCATGGTATTGTTCCTTGTTTGTAATCTGGCTGTAATAATCACTTGGTAAGCTAGGTCTATCAAATCGTTAGGGGTGGCATATTGAAGAAGTTAGTCTTTGCATTTACAGTAGCCATGTTAATCACAGTTTTTACAAGCGGAATGAACGAAACTTCAGCCGCAGCATCAGTTCACACAGTTAAAAAAGGTGACACATTATATAAAATTTCACAGCAGCACAAAGTGTCTGTAGCGAACATTAAGCAGTGGAATAACTTGAAATCAACAGTTATTTATCCAAACCAAAAATTGCGTTTAGTGAAATCATCTAAAGTAGCAGCAAGTTCACCAAAAAAAGCAGCAACACCTTCCCGTTCAAACGGAGCGAAAGTGGCAAAAGAATTTATGGTTAGCGCTACTGCTTATACGGCGCACTGTAAAGGATGTTCAGGTATTACAAGAACCGGCTTGAACCTGCGCAAGAATCCGAACTTGAAAGTAATTGCAGTAGATCCGCGTGTTATCAAACTTGGAACAAAAGTTCATGTAGAAGGTTATGGTTATGCAATCGCAGGAGATACTGGCGGTGCAATTAAAGGGAAGAAGATTGACGTATTTATTCCTAATAAATCCCGCGCATACGAGTGGGGACGTAAAAACGTAAAAGTAAAAGTACTCAACTAATAAAAAGACTGACACAGCTCCATGCCGTGTCAGTCTTTTTTAATAGAAAAAACATGAAGTCCTTAGTAGGATTTCATGTTTTGATTAGATGAAGGACACGACTTGATTTTTACCGTTTTTCTTTGCCTGATATAGTGCGAGGTCAGCCAAGTGGAATAAATCTTTGAAATTATACACTTCCCGCATCATATTATCGCTGAGTCCAACGCTGATCGTGACTGGTGAAGGCAGCTCTTTGGAGTCAAGAGATAGATTTTTTATTTGATTTGCGAGCAGCCCTGCTTTTTTCTTCGCATTCTCTAAAGTGATATCTTTCATGACTAATACAAATTCATCTCCGCCAAAACGGCCGAGCACATCATTTTTTCTAATTTCATTGCTGCAGATGTGCGCAACAAACTTAATCGCTTCATCTCCGGCCAGATGACCGAATGTATCGTTAATGAACTTTAGATTATCAATATCAAAGGCTATGCAAACGATGGATTCTTTCGTCTCCGCTGCCTCAAGCAGCCATGCATTGGCCGCTTCTTCTAAATACTTACGATTATAGACGCCCGTCAGATAATCAATATGCTCACTGGTTTTGCTTGAAGAGTTCTGCAGACGAATTTGTAATTCTAAGGCCGCTTTCACCCAATGACTGTCCTCGAGTTCATGCAGCAGATCGATATATTCTTTTTGGATTACTGCCAGCTCATCGAAGTTACAGATAGTTTCGGCCAGTGTGATTCGTTTTTGCTGAATGTCTTTCAGCAGCGAATAATCTTGTAATTGCTCTTCTATTTCTTTCGCGGCCGTATAGTAATGAAAAGCTTTCGGCAAATCGCCCGATAATTCATGGATTCTCGCTTTGAGAATTTTTAAAGTAGTCTTCTCACGGGGGAAATTGTCCATAGCGGATAACTGATCTGCATATTCGATGCTGCGTGCGGCCAGATCAGACTGGCTTAGATTGATGGCGGCTTCAGCTAAATGTAAATGTGCGCGTATAAACAGTATAGTTCTGTCCACTTCATCTTCACCAGCGTAAAACACCGCCAGTTGTGCAAATTTCAGCGCTTCTTCATATTGCTCTTTTTTATTAAACAGATGGCTCAGATTGCTGTATGCCATTGTGACATACGGGTAATTCTCTGTTTCAAGAGCAATCTTCAGCATATCTTCCAATAGTTTCTGTCCTTTATCAAAATCCATTGCAAAAGAACAGACAAAGTACTGTAAATAATACGAACGCATCCAGTCGGATTTGCTGCCATAAAGTAAACATTGTGAATGATGCTCTTCAATATGAAACAGAACCTTTGCAAAGTCTCCTGTATAGTAATGAGTAACTGCACAAATATAATGTGCCGACAGAACAGCATCTTTATCGGAAAATACAAGCCCTTTATTCAACAGGTTCTCTGCCTGGCTGATTACTAATGTATATTCTCCATTATTTCGCAATTGATTGATCGTACGGTATATCGTTGACAGCTCTTCCCGGCGTTTCATAACAGCCCTCCTTCAAAATAGGCGTAATCAGCAACAGTGATAGTTCAAAGGATTTATTTCGGTCGGTCTTTTATATAACTCTATTATACCATTAAAAAGTAAAATAAATGCCTGTCTATTTGTAAAATTCATGAAACTTCTGTTGCTGGCTTGCTTGCTCATAGTTTTTATTACCCTATCAAACAAAAGTATAAACGTCCTATTTTAAAGACAGATGAAGGGGGCAGAAGATGCAGTTTCTGTTTACACAGATTGTATTTGTTTGAATAATGAAATGAAATGCGCGGGTTCTTCCACGACCTCAAAAGCAAAAACACCCTCGCGCGTATGAAGATAAAATAGTCCCGTCTGACCCGAAAATGGGCGGTAGGACAAATCAAATACATGCTCCAGAAGGAATGTTCTTGAAGAGGTAGTGATCCGGTTATGAAATAAAGAGATGGAATGATAAGATTTTTGATAACTTTGTTCCAAGCGGTCCACAACGCGCTGAATAGAGACATAACGCAGGCTTAGGATCAGCTCGTCGTCAGAATGATTCATTGTATGCCCTCCTGTTTCGTAATATCTTACCACACAGTCATACAGCGATAAAAAGATTAGGATTACTATAACCCTGAATGATTCTATTGAACTAATGCTTCCGCATACGACGGATCAAACGGAATGCTGAAAAAATCAGCAAAAACGTCACCGCTCCTGCCGTATCCAAATAAACATCCTGCATAGTAGCTGTTCTTCCGCCCGTGAAGTATTGATGAAGTTCATCAGTGCATGCCAGCAGGAATGTCAAACCCGCAGCGAATAGTAAACGGCCGTTTCTTTTCGGCAGCAGCCAGTAAATAACGAGTGCTAAAAAGCCGAAAGTGAAAAAGTGAGCAGCCTTTCGTATGAGGAATTCTACAAAATGATAATAGCCCCTTTCTTCAATGGAAATGTTTCGGTTCCAATAGGTGAATTCTAGTCCTGAAAGAACGGTTTTGCCCGGCTCACCCGGGAGAAGTTCCTGCAGAGTTGAAATGAGGGATTGCTGTTCATAGGTTTGGCTGGATGATACCGCCAGTCCGACTACAAGTACTATAAGTAAAAGAAACCCAAATAATTTTTTCATATGGGGATTGTATCATGAAAATACTTTCGCCACGCTTAATTAGACGCAGCATATTTGAATTTCATTTTGACATCATCCGGTCACATAGTTGTAACTGCTGTGTAATGTCCGGGTTATATACTATTCAATGGGAGTGAGTGCCACATTTTGTGGATTCTATCCTGTTATTTCCATTACCAAAAGTGGAAAGGTATGCTAGTATTTAATCGGGCAACTAGTAATCACTCTTTTTAAGATCCTTGTCATCTATTGATAATCTTCATGATTAGCATAGCGGAAATAGGGTATTAGAAAAGGAGAGCGATTCAACCCGTTGCTCACGCATTCAACCAGCGGTAATGCCAGTACAAGAATTCAAAGGAGGAACTATTTTTATGAAATCAACAACGAAGAACTACAAGAAGTATCTGACAGGTGTAGCATCTGCTGCATTAGTAGCATCAGCGGTGGCACCAGTTGTCAGTGCGGCTGACTTTACTGACGTATTAGAAAACAACTCGCACAAGGAAGCAATTGATGCACTTTCAGCAGCGGGAGTTATTTCAGGTTATCCTGACGGTTCTTTCAAACCGAATAAAACGTTAACACGTTCCGACGTGGTAAAATTGATGGGGAAATGGCTTGTGTCAATGGGATACACAATTCCAACAGATTATAAAACGAACCCCCGTTTTACAGACCTGACAGAAAAATCTAATGACGAACTCTTGCAGTCTGCTGCAATTGTTAAAGATAATAACGTATTCAGAGGATATGAAGACGGATCATTGAAAGCTGCCGGCTCAATCACACGTGAAAACATGGCGATTGTGCTAGTGCGTGCATATGACGCTGTGAATAAAACAGATCTTCTTTCATATGTGAAAGAACAAGAGTTTGACAGAGATGTAGTAGATCTGACGAAAGCAAAAGCAGAAGCACGTCCATCTATTGATGTACTCGACTTCTTCGATATCACAAACCCTGCTGCACCAAACTTCAGACCGAAAGAAACAACAACGCGTGCACAGTTTGCTTCATTCCTTTACAAAACGTCTAAAGTGGAATTGACAGAAACTCCGGAAGCACCGGAAGTAGCTGAAATTACATCAGTTCAGGCAATCAGTGACAAACAGGTGGAGCTGACGGGCAAAAACTTACAGGTGCTAAAAGCTGATCAGCTGAGCATCGAAGACAACGAACTGGCGTCTTTCAAAGCCAACGAAGATGGAACGAAAGCGACGCTTGAACTAAAAAACGAACTGACGTCGGGTAAAGAAGTAACACTTACCGTGACGACAAAAGCAGAAAATGAAGGAGAAGAAGATACAGTTACTCCTTACAAATTCACGTATGAGCTGAAAGTCGAAAAAGTTACTGCGACTACTACGCAAGTGAATGCTAATACTGCTGATCAGAAATTAGCATTTGACGTAGACGGTAAACCGGCAGATATGAAGAAGCTGAAAGATGCTGGCTATACGGTAGAATTCCAGTCTACTAATACGGCTGTATTTTCGGAACAAGCGACAGGCACGTTGAAAGCTCTTGCTCCGAATACAAAGTTCTCATACAAAGTGGTAGTAACGAATAAAGACGGGAAAGCTGTTGAATCGGATCTGGTAGATGTGAATGTAGTAGATTTCGGCAATACATTTGCTGAAATCAGTGAAGTAGAAGTAACCCAAGCCGGGACAAAGGTCGAAAGTGGAAAGATTTCACTTGAAGATGGAGAAGCGGTAGTAAAAGTTACGAAAGCTGTTACATTAAACGGTGTAACAAAGTCAAATCCAGCTGCAACATACACATCTTCCAACCCAAGTGTAGCAACAGTTACTTCTGATGGTAAAGTGACGCCAATCAGTACGGGTGATGTAAATATCGTAGCCAAAGTAGGCGATGTAACGAAAAATGTTAAGCTTACAGTTGGTGTTGGCAAGCGTGTAGCAACTAGCGCGACACTTTCAGCTACAGATTCTAAATTAATTGTAGGTGCAAAACAGGATGTAACTGTAACAGTGAAAGATCAATACAATGATCTATTTAATGGAGAATTAACTGTAACTTCGGCAGATACTGAAATTGCAACTGCAGCTGTATCAGCGTCTGAAGAAGGTGTTGCAACAGTGAATGTAGAAGCAGTTAAAGCTGGAACAACAACTATCGCAGTGAAGTCGGGTGATACTGTTCTAGGGAACATCGCAGTATCTGTGTCAGATGACAAGGAAGTGGCTGCCAGAAAATTTGAAACTGTATCAGCTGCTGATGATTTAACGATTGATTCAATCGCGGGTTCTAAAGATGCGACAGTTCAACTGGCATGGAAACAATTTAATAGTCAAGGATATTTCATTGAAAATGACAAAATCCTACAGGCTCAATACAATGTAATTTCTTCTAATGAAAATGTTGCAACAGTGGCAAAGGATGGTAACGGTATTGTCACTGTTACAGCAGTAAAAGCAGGAACTGCGGATGTTCAAATTAAAGAAGGAAATATTGTAAGAGCTACTGCTACGATTACAGTAGTAAATTCGACTCCAACGATCTCATCTGTAGATTTTGAAGACACTAAAGTTGTCACTTCTCCTACAATTGATCAGCAAGTACTGAAATCGGAAGGTATTAAGTTAACATCAACTGAATTCGTACCAGGCATTGATGAAGAAGGAAATATCTTTATCACTAACAATAACAAAACAATTAACTTGGGAACAGTTGCTAAGAGTTACTCAGGCAATGCAACTGATATTACTGGCCTTAAATTAGAGGGTGGTAAAATTACGGGTACTGCCAAGCCGGGTGCTCAAGGCACAATCGTAGTGAGCGTGAAAAAAGAAGGTCAATCTACTCCGGTTGGCACTAAATCAATTGAAGTAAACGTACCGTCAAACTAATCATTCACCCAGAATCACAATAAAACCAGCACTATCCAAGCCTCATTCCTTGAACGTCTTCAAGGAATGGGGCTTTTTACGTTTAGTCGGTCAGTTATCGGGGGTACAGGTAGAGTACAGACAATTTGGAAGGAGCGGGTGTTTATGAGTTGGTTTGACGGGATTAATTTTACAACCTCATTAGTTGTGCTCATCATATTAATCATCCCGATCAGTATTGGAATCTTTTTATACTTTTTCGACCGCGGTCAGAAACAGCATTCGATATTGCGCAATTATCCTATATTGGGACGTGTGCGCTATATGTTCGAGAAGGCGGGTCCCGAAGTTAGACAGTACTTATATAACGATGATAACAGCGGCAAACCGTTCAGCAGGGAAGAGTATTTACATATGGTGATGCCGGGGAAGTATTTGAACAGCGTCATCGGTTTTGGCTCCAAGCGGGATTTTCAGGAACCGGGGCATTATATCCGCAATGCCATGTTCACGAAACAAAATGATGAAATGCGCGTGGACAACGATAATTTGTTACAAACGATGCGCTATGAAGTAGACGCGGATAACCTATTTTCCCGAAAAGAACATCGCGAGGAAGTGACGACGCTGCCGTGGCTTCTGCCAGAGGAGGACGCGATTGTATTGGGGCCGCATTGTGAACAGCCGTTTGTAGTGCGCAGTTTAGTCGGGCAGTCCGGAATGAGTTATGGCGCACTGGGTGATCATGCGATTACTGCACTGTCAAAAGGCATCGGGATGGCGCAGGGAGCCTGGATGAATACGGGAGAGGGCGGCGTGTCTGATCATCATTTGGCTGGAGGAGCAGATATTATTGCGCAAATCGGTTCAGGGTTATTTGGATTTCGGACAGAAGACGGGCAGTTTGATATTGAAAAAGTGAAAGAGAAATCGAAAATAGCACAAATTAAAGCATTTGAAATTAAGTTGGCGCAAGGGGCAAAAATGCGCGGCGGACACGTAGAAGGTGAAAAGGTAACGGAAGAGATCGCAGCAATCCGTAATGTGACGCCGTATACGTCCATTAACAGTCCGAACCGTTTTAATCAATTTGATGATTATCCGTCATTATTTTCATTCATTGAAGATATTCGGCATGCAGGAGGCAAGCCAGTCGGCATCAAAATTGTCATCGGCGGAAAGCAGGATGCAGAAGAACTGGCTTCGTATATGGCGGAATCGGGGATGGGGCCAGACTTCATCTCACTGGACGGTGCAGAAGGCGGATCAGGTGCGACCTACCAGGACTTGGCGGACAGTGTAGGCTTACCGCTTCGCTCAGCGCTTATTCTGTTGGATGATGCACTGCGGAAGTATGAAGTGCGAGACAATGTGAAAATTATTGCGTCCGGAAAAATTATCACACCGGATAAAGCGGCCATCGCACTTGCTTTAGGTGCGGATTTGATTCAAATTGCCCGCGGCTTCATGATTTCCGTCGGCTGTATCATGGCAGAGCGCTGTCATACGAATACATGCCCGGCCGGTGTGGCAACGACGGACAAGAATTTACAGCGGGCGCTTGTCGTAGAGGAGAAAAAATTCCGTGTCACTAACTATATTCTGACAATGCGTGAAGGCCTGTTCCGTGTGGCCGCGGCAGCGGGACTTGACTCACCGACGAAATTTGAGAGGCATCATGTCATCTATAAAGACGAGCAAGGCCGAATACATTCAGTCGAATAAAAAAAGAACCCGATCACATTTCATCGGGTTCTTTTCATGCTTATAATCTTCTGTAGCTGTTAAATTTAGATTTCCAATAAGGGTTGTTCAGGCTGACAACTTCCGCTTTTTTACCGCCAGCATGTACGAATTTATTATTGCCCACATAGATTCCTACGTGAGAAATGCCTTTGCGGTATGTGTTGTGGAAGAACACCAGATCACCAGGCCGAGGGGACTTAACTTTAGATGATTGTTTAAATTGGCCGGTCGTCGTTCTTGCAACAGATTTCCCATTTTTCTTGAATGAATACTGGATAAATCCGCTGCAGTCAAAGCCTCTTGTCGTTGTGCCGCCAAAGCGGTAAGGAATTCCGCGCAGCTTCATTGCAGTTTTTACCACACCAGATCCTCCGCCTTTTACTGGTGCTGCGGCTGCTACGGCTTTACCTGTAGATCTTTTTAGCAGTGTGCTCAGTACATATCCTTTTTTGCCGTTAATCTTTACTTTATACCACAACTGTTTGCCCGCGCGCTTTTGATGTGTAAGTTGAACACGAGTCCCTTTTTTTAGCGTGAAAACTTTTCTATGTTTTGTTCCCGCATCTGCACGAACGTTTGTATTGTAAACTGTTATGTATGTGCCGCTTTTCGCTGTAGCTTTACTTGCAGCATCAGCAGTGCCTCCGGTGAAGCCCATAAACATGGCTGATGCCATCAAAATTGAACACAAAAACTTCTTCATGTATGACTCTCCTCCAAAATATTGTATCTCTCTCTAGCTGCAAGATACATACTACACGACAAACAGAGGGCCAAACATTACGTTCATATTAAGAAGGGGTTACAGGAAGTGCTGTTTGTAAAGAGATTGTAACAATGTAAAACCAGCTCCCAATAAGTAAAGGGGGAGCTGGTATAGTCGCTGATTAATGCCTCGCAGAAGAAGGGGGTTCATCATCAGTTATGGAATCGGATAGTACCGGATCTTCTGTTGCGGACGTAATGTCGTCCGATGCAACAGTCTCCGCCTGATTGGCTGAAGTCCGCATTTCTGGATGTGCAGAATTTTGCAATGGTTCATATCCTCCATAAGAAGGTTCCATGTCTTCTGCGTTCTTTGCTTTTGAAACGGTATCGTCGATCAAGGGATCAGCCGTCCGTCTGGGATCAGAAACAGGTTTAGATGCGCTTGGAGACAGGCCGTCTGTATAAAAAGGTTCATCTTTTGAGTAC
The Sporosarcina sp. P33 genome window above contains:
- a CDS encoding C40 family peptidase is translated as MKKFLCSILMASAMFMGFTGGTADAASKATAKSGTYITVYNTNVRADAGTKHRKVFTLKKGTRVQLTHQKRAGKQLWYKVKINGKKGYVLSTLLKRSTGKAVAAAAPVKGGGSGVVKTAMKLRGIPYRFGGTTTRGFDCSGFIQYSFKKNGKSVARTTTGQFKQSSKVKSPRPGDLVFFHNTYRKGISHVGIYVGNNKFVHAGGKKAEVVSLNNPYWKSKFNSYRRL
- a CDS encoding FMN-binding glutamate synthase family protein — encoded protein: MSWFDGINFTTSLVVLIILIIPISIGIFLYFFDRGQKQHSILRNYPILGRVRYMFEKAGPEVRQYLYNDDNSGKPFSREEYLHMVMPGKYLNSVIGFGSKRDFQEPGHYIRNAMFTKQNDEMRVDNDNLLQTMRYEVDADNLFSRKEHREEVTTLPWLLPEEDAIVLGPHCEQPFVVRSLVGQSGMSYGALGDHAITALSKGIGMAQGAWMNTGEGGVSDHHLAGGADIIAQIGSGLFGFRTEDGQFDIEKVKEKSKIAQIKAFEIKLAQGAKMRGGHVEGEKVTEEIAAIRNVTPYTSINSPNRFNQFDDYPSLFSFIEDIRHAGGKPVGIKIVIGGKQDAEELASYMAESGMGPDFISLDGAEGGSGATYQDLADSVGLPLRSALILLDDALRKYEVRDNVKIIASGKIITPDKAAIALALGADLIQIARGFMISVGCIMAERCHTNTCPAGVATTDKNLQRALVVEEKKFRVTNYILTMREGLFRVAAAAGLDSPTKFERHHVIYKDEQGRIHSVE